CCCCTATGCTTTCTGGAAAATATAGAGAATATAACATCCTTGGTATGGTTTGCTGGTCAGGTTTGCTCCTGCATTGGAATGGATGTGGTGGCAATGGCTGTATCAGTTAAATGGAGGGGGGCTTTAAGTGGCTTTAAGGTCCTTCTTGCCAGCGGAAGACCATCCCATGAAGAGATGGCTGCTCTCAGACCTCTGTCTCTTATATTCCAGTTTTCTGCTTATAAAGATCTTTAAAACATAGCAAAACAAGGAGCATTGAATGTAATTCTCCCTCAGGGAAAATTGCACATTAAATGTTAGATCACTTAAGGAAGTCTGTGGTTGTTTTGTCGAgataaaatgctgctttggaagggtgcAACTTTGAGTGCATGGGAAGGATGCCAAAGCCTTTCCCTCTGGGCCatttttctgctccccacaatcaccagtaatttatttcttttttaccaTGGATTTATGTCACAGTATAAgcccacttttgaaaaaaacatATCCATTGGGGCTCCTTATCAtatgtcttttttttccttttgccaacTGACTGAAATGTTCTGGTTTATTTTAGCAGCTAACACATTGATATATGTCTCTTAAACTCTGAATTCGTAATGACTCTCAGCAGAATGTGTGAAATTCCAAAAATCTGTAAATGGGGGTGCCAAATGCAGGCTAAGTGCTAGTCTGAGGTCAGGGTGAATTGAGGTTTTTCCCACGGTGCATATAAGGTtgccatctgggggggggggggtcatggtaTTCCCTGACATGAAATCAGAGATAAGCAGCCGTTTTTAGATGTTCCTTTTTTCCCTTGGGGAGAACTTCTTTGTAGGAAATATTGTGTCACTTGCATGTAGATTATTACATGTGGCAATCAGTCACTAGTATATTTTGTGATACTCAAGAAACCTGGTAAGCTCAGGTGCAGATCATGAGTGGGGACTGGACTAGCTTCAGAAAAAGTTTCTCCCCATCCTCATTGTTAGGGGTGGAATAGATATTACAAGTGTGAAAAGGTATAGTGTAACATTTATATTGCATTAAAATAATGTACCTTAAGGAAAATACACTGGAGCCTAGAAGAGGTAATGTAGCTTGAGCATGGTTTTTCTGAGAACTGCACAGCCCCCGGAGCATACTTGTAAATTAATCCCTGAGTTCTGATTTATTGTTTTGCGTTGAATCGGCAAATTTCATTTTCACATACCTGGGCTTTTCCCCCAAGAGTTAGCTTTTAGTCATATTTCTTTCCATGCTATAAAACGTTTCGTCTTTGCCTTAATCCAGTTATTAGAAACTGTGAAAAGAGGTAAGGACTTGGTTTTATGGTAGCAAGAATCAGAAGATATGAACAGTAAAATACAAAACCCTGAAGGCATACAAACCTGTTGGGCACCTACGTTTTTGGCCATGAATCCGAACAAAATATATTGTGGCCTAATTTACATAGAACCTCTTAGTTTCTTTGTCAACAATGCTAATTAGATTAGGGGTGGATAAGATGGCAAAAACTCCTTGCAGAGGCAGTAAACAATTGCCTTTTGGAAACAGAATGATCTGTTCTGAGATAGGGTATCTCTGATACCATCAAATATCCCACAATCACTGtagtggggaaaaaatcctttgagAGGTGGTTGGAGGAACTTCTGTAACTTACAGTGTCATTTTAAACAGGTGAACTCAGTTCCTACTCAGGAttattcaatggagcttactctTAGGAAAACTTCCTTAGTATTTCACTGTTAAACTGGTCCAGCAAGTCTGACTGTAATTTGATTACTGCGGAGTCTCCCTATGGGCATTGTCTGCATATTTATCCACCTGAGAGACAAGCAagtgttagttagttagttcgcATAAGGTTATAGACAGATCTATcaaaaatatgagcctcttgtggcgcagagtggtaaggcagcagacatgcagtccgaaagctctgcccatgaggctaggagttcaatcccagcagccagctcaaggttgattagccttccatccttctgaggttggtaaaatgagtacccagcttgctggggggtaaacggtagtgactggggaaggcacaggcaaaccaccccgtattgagtctgctatgaaaacactagagggcgtaaccccaagggtcaggcatgatccagtgcttgcacagaggatacctttaccttatcaaaAATATGTGGAACATACCTGTCCTGCTTAGAGTCTGCAGTAAAGGTTGGTGCAGTGTGCCAGTTTTagatgggagggagagaaaaacatgGGGCTTGGTATTTCCCTTGCAAATCCATGACACAGTATAAGTACATCTGTATCTTCTGAAACAGCAGCAGTAGATTTTGtatccccttcccctgctgcatgTAGTGTATGCAGCATCATCTTAGCgttaggtttatttatttacttatttattacatttgtatactgccctctcctaCGGCTCAAGatggttcacatagaacgtaacagaataacattctaacagtgaacaatctaacaggcccatggttggtcatatctgtcacatgggttcaagggGGAGAGGTTTGGGGGCCCAGTAGGTGTTTACTTTTGGGTGACCACAActtaaatgcctggtggagaagctcccttttgcaggccctgcataattgtttttattagtagtagtagtattataatatttatttcccgccactccctgtaggctcgtggcaggtaacaatattctttgtccccattaaaagactttaaacaatctcaacatggcggaaaaaacacccattattcccaccccctgctatcagagcggcatgTAGGATGGGGAGAAGATATAACCTGttagacccggggggggggggggaggggatgttggctctcattcactgaccccggcctcaaccaaaaacctggaggaagagctccatcttgcaggccctgcagaaagctggtaaatcccgcagggcctgcagctcccccgggagctcattccaccaggtagctggaatttttagttccattaggaattttagttccattagggccctgatcatCTTGTGTAGAGCTCAGCTCATGTATTATTTCCCAGCAGTTTCTGGTGACCTCATCACTTGTTGCATAAACTATTTTCTCTCATGACCTGCTCATGTTCTTAGGCATCTTCCATTGTTATACCACGAACCTGATGAGTTGAGATTTTAGAAAAAGTTGGAAATGTTGATTTGGGTCATCTTGATGCCATCAAAAAAAGCATATGCAATCAGACAGAACAGGTTATCACATCAAAAGAAGATGCACAGACATACAACTTTCAGGAAAAAATATAAAGAAAGTTTTGTAACTTTAACTGATACCAATTTATCATTTTTTGACTCATGGCCTATGGACTATGAGTGCAGTTGCAGATTGACTACACTGCAGTAGCCCAATCTAGTGACTACAGCAGAGTCCCGGTCTTGTTTAAAGGATTAATACAAGTTTTTGGCCTATAAAGGCATCCAGTttgcagcagaaaaaaacaccacACACTTGTTTTGTGAAGTTCAGCACCATGTGTTGTGGCGATTGCTTGCAGATGTAGTTTGTCTTGTTTGGATTTAAATATACTGTGGTGCATACTGATTTGTATTTTGTCTTTTTAGGACCTAATTAGTCAACAGGCAATGTCTTTGCCAGGTTATGTTCATGACAAGGCTTTCCTGGTTGTGGACCATAAGTGGAAGTTTGGCCTAAGGGGCCCAGGAATCCTGCGCTGCCATCCTGTGCAGAATTACTCTAGCTTAAGTCCATAGATACCTGTATTTAAAATGGATATCAGTGGTTTTTCTCTACTAAGCAGGCATGATGTAGTTTAAAGGGCTGGACTAGGATCTCAGAGGCCCAAGTTCAAGTCCCcgttctgccctggaagcttgatagtgatcttgggctagtctctcctttctctttcacacacagccTAACTTACCTTCCGGTTAGGGCTGTCAGCCCCCAAGAATTAAATGtctctccagaatacagagatccgttccctctGAAGAAGGCAGCTCCTTTGGCGGATGGATTCTACAGAACTGTATCCTGCTGAaggtccttccctccccaaactttgtGTTGCCCAGGCCCTACCCTTAaattccaggaatttcacaacatggagttggcatccctgctCACAAGGaagttgtgtggataaaatggagggacaGAGAACAacctaagccactttgggcccccactggggagagaatTGCAGTATAAATGGAGTTAAGCAGCTCaccataggattgcactgctggaACACTTGGGCCATTTcctcacaaggaaaatgttcctggacagccttcacatgttggtggcataaagagccccctccacatgacgttgccaacattccgaggctgtccagtaTCCGGgtcgtgatttggccattttaaaattgcaatttCAGGAATAAAGAAAACTGAATTTATGACACAAAATGGTGCGTCCCattagtgagcaaccagggataagcctgtatggaagggaaatgtgtgatagtctcagctgctttgtcccacccttgaaCCCACCcgcccctctccatttcctgctctgagtaattttttttaatgacctggTCTGTGTTGCAACCACAAACCCACATTATCaaatgtgaaataaaatctttaaagtgtccactgtctttttgggatcaggcaggcaaaacacaacgccttttctgttttctggaggtggggaatgcgctgggaaggaggggtgggcaggctgccttctcccaatcatacaggagtctgagcagcttgttttaaagccaatcattagcacaaaatgtctttttgtgctccagggacaatgttaatgttcagaaatccacccagacaaaaataaactgcaaaagaacattagaattccaaaaaggggcaggggaatctgtattgtggcatttctccataagcAATGTGgcaatgttgattttattaaagatgcatctgtgttgtggcattaccgcatagcaacgtggaaatgccttaaaaaattatttcagggctgggggaggggtggagaaagtttcagtccacaagggaactgctatgctgtgattggtggcttgctgtgattgacaagccaaggagcagagggagaggttcgccttgtttttccttgcagccttgtcaggaggcaaaaagctgtgatgggggcagagggaatacctgggaggggtctccccgtgaggagggctgcatcctgtgtttgcaagcaggaagccactcgcgttttacccctctgtgtggaaatggtcttggtGTTTAGTAGGAGGGGAGGATAGACTGAATTTACACAACTACAACTTTGTATGCATCAAGTTGGTTCAGGGGGGCTGGCTCTACATTGTGTTATCTTTAATAGAAGAAGGTTTTTTTGTTGGACCATGTATAATATGCATTTTTGCTGAAGTCCCCATactgctgcagcctccattgtatGTCCTGAAACTTCTAAGATTTAAGCAGATAGCATTCAGATTCTTCTGACCCCTTCGCTGGTTAAATCTAAGAAGATTCAGGACATAACACTGGGGACTGTGGCAGTATGGGGACTTCAGCATTTGTTGTCATTAGCAGAAGCAATACAACTTAGGCAAATACTATGTATTGtagtctgccttgagtctcattgAGAAAAGCAGACTAAATGAAGACTATTACAAAAATGTACAATTTGCTTCTCTGGGCACAGGATGGGGGGATCCTGCTCGTGCTCTTCACTGCAGGGAACCAGAGCTTGCAGTGCTGCCATACTAACTTGCTGCTCTTCCCTGGATCAGGGAAGAGGGGTAGGGGTAGAGGGCAAGGTGTGCTTTATGATTGCATTTAGGCTCTGGATGGAAAGAGGTAACTGAGGCCTCCCAGCACTACAACATGAAAAACATTACAGCAAACACTGGCCTCAGGCTCTTCCTGGTTGCCTTCTATTCTTCTTCCGGAGAACTTTTTCAGCTTGGCATTGGGCTCCTTCTGTGTTTGGCCCTCCCCTCCtgacctgatctcctctgggccAGTGTATTTTTAACCTCTTGCTGGGCTAAGCTGCCAGCAAACCGTATGATCACACGGCAGTAAGAGAAAGCAGGCAGTGATCACTTTGGGGCTATCTGGAGCAGTTGGCTCTTGATCTTGGGATCCTGCAAGACCTTGCTCTAAGTATTTATGAAGTTTTGGAATGGGGACCTTGATTAGTGTTTTCTACTCTGTATCATTTCACACATTGCAGAATTAGCTGAGACTTGCTCTTTGTGCTGAAAAAATGTTGCTGTCTCTCAGTTCCCCCATTAGCCATGCTCTCCATGTGCTGAATTTCCTATGGATTGGAGCAGTTCTAAAGACAGTGGGCCAAGAATACTCGGAAGGTGGGTCCTTCCATCTCTCAAATAAAGGTGTCTGAGCATAGCCTGTTCTTAGATGGGAATGACACTCCAAACTCTTGGAAGACTAGGCAGGATAGGGATAATCTTTAGGTGAAGTGTAGAAAATTGTGTAACAGTGGGGATTTTGCCAAGCCTTCCCTGGCACTCAAGGAATAAGATGGTCCACCTGTTGAAATTCCCTACagtatacaataataaaaaccagGACATTTTTATGCCGCTTCTTCAGAAACTTGGCTGAGGTGGCTTACAGAacagtaattaaaacattaaaagatgttaATTAAAATCCAATGCATTCCACTTGGAAGTCTGAACTGACAGTGTCCTGGGATGAGGTCTCCTATGTTTGTTGGCAATGTACTCTGAGAGGGAAGGCCAAGGGATCCATCCCCATCCTCAAAGGGTTTCCAAGGACTCTTTCTCCACACACCTCTATAACTTCTTGACTGGTGCCTGTCAGGGATGTCCACACAGTCATCTCTAATCCATAAATGAGTGGGAATTGGATCTTGGAAGTCTATCACCCCCCTTGACCCCAGGTAGTCTTTGCAGGGGCAATCTTTAAGGGGGCTGCTTTTAGGCATCGGTCTTGGCAGGATATCTATGGTCCCCATCTAGGGAAAAGGTATGTATCTTCTTCTTGGAAATGGGCCCCATCTTGCCTTTGTGGTTTCAGTGTCTATCTTGGGGTACCCCCTATCACCATGGAGGTCCTTCTTAAAGCTTGGGTAGGGTAAATccaggttttttttattttttattttttgtattctgTCAACTACTTGATGCCCCTAGTCCTTGCAGTCTCAGGCTACTGTAAAAAATGAGAGCCCCTCAACCTCTTGACTAGCAGGATGAGTCTGTATAAAACCACTTTTCTGGCAACCATCATCAAGTTTACATGCAACTCTTCAGTGTCTTACATAGTGTTCTCAGGTCTGTGAGTGCCCCTTCTCTCCTTCCAGTGAGGCCTGGTTTCTCAAACAGCAACTGTTATTTCTGGTATTGCCCCCTCAGTTATCTATTTCCACTGTTGTGAAACTGAAGTGCTGCTTGCTTTCTGAATTGCATCAGGTCTGTGGAGAGGAGGCTGAGGTGAAGCCAGTAGAGAAACCAGGCTGGAGGTGGACCACCAACCTCACCCCCTTTGTTAGTCTAATGCAGTCCCCTCTTTTTCCACTGGTTCTTAGAGCCTTGTGTGGCATGGGCAAAGGGAGAGTCTAGAGTTTCCTGCTGGGCCTTCTCCCTTCGCCCATTTTTGCTTGCTTTACTTTTTCTTTCCAACAGATAGCTTCTAGGAAGGGTGactttcttctcccctcttcATGCAGGGTTCTTTTTCTTTCACTAGAAGAGAGAGCACAACATCTCACAGCCTGATCTTATTCATGCATTATGTCATgtttgccttgaccagggtcCCAGGATCCTCTTGGGGCAGTTGGAGGGCTTCTTCCCTCATATCCAGCCTCCCTGTTTCTCAAGCCTTTGGGGCTATCTGGCCTCCTATTGTGCTCTGAATGTTATGATTGACCTTTCCTGCCTCTAGGTGTCAAGCCTTAAACCATTCATACCTTTGATGATATGGTGGTGAATCCTGTAAGGTTGTGGGAATAAATGccacaggggaggggtggggagcctTCGGACATCGTCTGGGATGGCATGCCGCCATAGTTGGAGGCCAAGCCCAGTGTAGATTGAGTGACCTGTCCTGGCATGGTGGTGCTCAGCTGGTGTGTCAGTTGCTGCACTTGCTCTCACAGCTCCCAGACCATATGCTTCAGGGCATAGTTGTTCCAGTCCTTCTCCTTGCTTCATGCTCCATTCCGGAGCAGGACTTTCTCATGGTGCTCCAGATCCTGTTTAGTTCAGGCTACTGATTCTTGTGCTTTTTTGGCATATCCAGTCCCCTAAGCCCTGGCAGATTGTCTCACCTGGCTGCTTGGGTTGTACTCAATCGGTAGCTTGACTACCTCCTGGATATGGTGGGTTTAAATAACAAGATGTGGCCTGTGAGTGTATAAATTGCcttcactttaaaaaatgtagttGAAGTGGCTTCAGGTGATAAGAAAACTCTATGATTATTGATGAGGCTCTTCGATATGCAAATTATTTCCTGGTTTTGGACACAAAGTAATAAATGCACAGGTGTGAATAGACCTTTGCTTTCAAGTGGCTTTTCATCAAAGAGTGTTAACCTTGATTATTCTCTGGATTTGTAATTGTTTGTTCCCCCCTTCAGTTACAACTGGCGCTAGAGGTTGGCCTATTTGTGTTGGTGTTTTTCATATGAAGTGCCTCATAGAAAAAATAGTTGAATGCAAAGGTTGAGAATCACACTACATTTTTCCTTTTTGTATTCCAGGACAGAATTATCAACTTAGCTGTTGGCAGTGTAACGTCCTTGCTGCTTATAGTAAGTAATCAGCATTAACAAATCTTGTTTACATCTCTGTTGGCCAAGACTTTGCCACTATAGGTCATAAGAACAGCCATCCTGGATGCATCACCAAGATGTTGCATGTTGAACAGAAAAGCTTTGGCCTATCTCCAGCGTCTGGCCTTCTGAAGTGTCCTGGAGGCTCCATTTCATTGCCATGGCAAATAGCTGCTCTGTAAATTGGTCTGATTTTCTCCAAGTCATTGAAGCTGATAGTGGTCACAACCCTTGGCTTAACTGATAGTGGTTTCTCTTGCCAGGCCTCCAATCTACTGCTAGCCCTACAGACATAGGGAACTACCAGGACCTGCCTAGGCCTGTAGTGGTGACTCTGACTGGCAGAAGTCTTCCTAAGCTTGCTGCTGGAGAGGCCAAGAAACATGTCCTCTGAGTCCACTGAGtccaagaagaaaataaaagggcTGCATCAGTCACAGGAGTTAAAAAAATAAGGCCAAGGCCAATGGTGTTAACAGCCTTGGCATTATTTTTTGTCTCCTGCCACCGAATCCCTCATGAGTGAGCCTCAGTTCAGTGAAATAATTCCTCTGTTCCActaaggcaagctttctcaaccaaggtttcttgagagccctgaaagggtttcctgaataggtgggagttaattaattatatatattaaatctgttaaacattgattgggtgacAATGACttcatatggtcatgttgacctgcccccttccccaaatgaccaatgatgggcctgggaggggcgggaaagggagaggccctgggtgagcgtgtacacagctgtgctttccaaccatattctgcatgattgcaccactggggtttcttgaagcctaaagaatatttcaggggtttctcaaaggtaaaaggCTGAGTGGCTGCACTAACGAAATGTTTTGATGTGAAGACTTGTTTCTTTGGGTACAGCCCAGGCGAATAACCAACCTGGTCAACCTAGTAACAGTTGAGCTGGATCCAGCAGGGTGTTTCATTAGCAGAGGTATTTCCCTCAGCCAGTTTAGCAGGTGTGTGTTAAATGCTGGTTCCTTGTTCCCATTCAGTTGGTGGGAATAGATGATTTAATAGTTTTTGTGGACAGCTGGAAGGCTGCGTTGTTTGTCATCTGCTTCCAAGTTTGTGAAAAAAGGAAAACTGTGTACTTATAACCTAAAATGGAAGGCATCTGCTTCCCAGGTTCAAACTCAGATTGTagatgacgtgaaagacctccccctgagaccctggagcggCACTGCCACTCTgacagtactgactttggtgggccaatggcctgattcagtagaaggcagctccatggGTGCGCCTATTTATATGGGCACAGAGAATTCATCTTCTGGAAGAAATTAGGACCTGCTGCCTATAAGCAAGCCTATAAGTGTATAAAAGATGATGACACAAGGCTCAGGCATACTGAATCAAGCCCCCATTATGAGGGATAGGGGAAGGTGATTTCCTTTGTGAAATGAGAGAGATGGTGTAAAACTTACGCCTCCCACCTTTGCATTTTCTCCTAGGTCACTCTGATCAGTGCTTTTGTTTTTCCACAACTACCTCCAAAACCACTGCACATATTTTTTGCTTTCTGCATCTCCTTGTGTACCATTTCAGCTGGCATTCTTGTAAGTATCGCAACCCTGGCTGTGCTTATTGACTATACAGCTTGGTGGAGAGGTAATAATGCTCAGTACAATGGGAGAGAATTCCGATTGCAGTTTCTAATGCAGCATTTAAAACTATTGTTGGAATTGGTAGCTGCCTGACAATAAGATTTCTGGGTATATTGCTTGGCTTGGAAATGGTTCtttaaaaatctacttttaaGAATATGAGCTACCATGCACAGATGGCCAAAGGACATGGTGATAGGCAGCCATCTCCTCCTTACTGACAGAGCTTTCCTTCTGAGTCGAAAGGACCATTTTACAAAACTGTGGTTATGCCAATCAGCTTTGATTCAGTTGATCAGGTGTTGAGATCCATCCTTAATGAAAACAGTCAGTCCTCACTCAGGTGTAAGAAATTAAGGCTTGcttagtaattaaaaaaaacacctagcATGCATTTTGTGTGCGATAATGTACATGTTGGCTATTAAATGACCCAAGTGTCTCTATTCATGTTAGTATAGGGGCTGCTTCTGTTCAGCCTGCTCCACCAGCTAGCATTTACTTGTATTTTATACCCTTTCATCCAGATGGCTGGTCCATCATTGGACAACTGAAAGATGACCAAAGTActtgggtgttgggggggggggggagaagggggtgcAAAAGTTCTGGTATCTGCCTAGTTCCTACTCaaccagcagaaaggaagggagtgcAGTGTCTGAAGGGGGTGGCCACCTTGCAAGCTCTTTGAACCTAATAGGAGCACAGGGGTGGGTGCCAGATGGTAGGGGCTCCTGTATTAGTTGTAGAGGCATACCACGGGGCTCTTCCACAGTGGCCCTCTCTGAATAAGCCTGTCTCTAATGCTGCATCTGCTCTTTCTTCAGATCTACTGGTATCGACAAGGAGACCTGGAGCCTAAATTCAGGAATCTAATTTACTATATCTTGTTTTCTATTATCATGTTATGTATATGTGCCAACCTCTACTTCCATGAAGTGGGTAAATGACTGTTACAGGGCACAGTATGGACGGCGTCATGATTGCCTGGATGGAAGTGCTCTTCAGGTGGATGATGAACTCCAAAAGGAAAAGGCTTCAGTGGGCAGCAGTCCAGTGGATACTTGAGTTTTCTTCTAGATGTACATTTAAAGGCCCTTCCTTATTGCCATATGAAACTACatctgcttctttcttttttaaaaaagagagatgctAGTGCACTTAATGAACTTTCCAGTGGCACACATTTTGAGAACAGCACAAGCTTTTTCCTGTTGGGGAAAAAACCTCATCTTTTATTACACTGTACAAAAAAAAAGGCAGCACTGAAAAGTTTGTaccacagtataaataaaagttcAGTCTACTGATACAGAAGACAAACTGGGTTGTGCTTGTATTCAACTGAACACGCAACCCCTTTAACTATAACTTCATTTACACTAACAAAGCCATGGTCAGAAGACAAACCTCTGAAGAAGCTAATTACagcaataaatatttttacatcccctTTGTTGTAGTGTTTGGAGTTCACCTCCTTCCCCGCCAGCTCAGTGTCTCTTTTGAGAGCCTTCAAGGACAGATAAACAGCTGGTTAACCTGCCACTCATTCCCCTGAGAATCCACAAAGGTATGATCCAGAAAGCATTGCTGTACGATGGTGGAGGTGGTTTTCATGCTCTAACAGGAATATAATTCTGAATTAAGAGCTGAGACTTAATCCTTCAAGTTTATTCCACAGGAGTTGCCCATCCTCTATTTCTCTTTCCATTAAAACTTGCATTGTAGTGAATGCGCAGGGGGAGTTTCTGAAAACTCTGTCAGATTCTTTCTGGGTCTGTATCCTCAACAGGCAAGATCGCCCTCTTAAGA
Above is a window of Paroedura picta isolate Pp20150507F chromosome 5, Ppicta_v3.0, whole genome shotgun sequence DNA encoding:
- the TMEM243 gene encoding transmembrane protein 243 isoform X1, producing the protein MEDFTTRTYGTRGVDNRPLFGETSPRDRIINLAVGSVTSLLLIVTLISAFVFPQLPPKPLHIFFAFCISLCTISAGILWVNDCYRAQYGRRHDCLDGSALQVDDELQKEKASVGSSPVDT
- the TMEM243 gene encoding transmembrane protein 243 isoform X2, producing the protein MEDFTTRTYGTRGVDNRPLFGETSPRDRIINLAVGSVTSLLLIVTLISAFVFPQLPPKPLHIFFAFCISLCTISAGILIYWYRQGDLEPKFRNLIYYILFSIIMLCICANLYFHEVGK